From the Lactuca sativa cultivar Salinas chromosome 9, Lsat_Salinas_v11, whole genome shotgun sequence genome, the window ACTGTTAATCTCACATTATACCAAAGCTTGATTGGTTCGTTATTATATCTGACAGCTAGTCGACCTGATATAATTTGTGTTgtttgcaattgtgctaggtaCCAATCGAATCCCAGGGAACCTCATTTAACAGCCATCAAGAACATTTTCGCTATCTCAAAGGCACAGTTTttttaggattgtggtatcctttgaaaacaaagtttttcattcaagcattttcagatgcagACTTGGGTTTTTGTCGACTTGATCGTAAAAGCCCAAGTGGcggatgtcaacttttggatgggAAGCTTGTAAGCTAGCAATCAAGAAACAAACCTATGTTTCGATTTCCACaacagaagcagaatatgttgttgttgcagcttgcacttctcaaatcatatggattcaatgtaaaatgtgtgattatgcaaaaaaatatgaagaaaattATGTTGTATTGTGACTCACAAAGTGCTATTCGTATCTGACATAAACCTATGAAACATTCGAAAACTAAACACATTGCACTTcattatcactttatcaaagatcatgttgaagaggTAAACATTGACGTTCACTTTGTAAAGACCATAGATCAACTTGCTCATATATTCACTAAACCTTTGGATGAGAAAAATTTTCTCAGAATTTTGTCAGGTTTGGGAATGATTGATGTAAATGTTGTTCCAGGACTGAATTCGGTATAAAGACATGTCATGTCGAAATCTCACTGGTCCATTCAAAGGTTACTGTTCACCATTCCGCGTTCGACACGCTTCGCTTTCAAAACTCCTCTAACCGATTCAGCATACGCTTCGTGACTTTACACCAAATGTTGTGTTGCTACATTCATTCCTTGTATAAGACGTTTAAAACTTCACATGTCCAGTacgtttttctttctttttcttaagtattttcattcaacaatcaaaaatatcaaaacgtttcttatttttgttgtttttattcaaaaataaaaaaatatatattttttctattttttttggttaacttgttttttGTAGCTTATTTTCGATGTCTCTCTGAGGCACTTGCAATGCATATTTAGGGAAGGTATAAATTCGCAAATTTATCctagttaggtgtccctagaagcatgttgcagcaTGTTGTCCCAAGCCTCCATGACTCAATGTGTTTTGAAGCCTTAATGGAACTTTCATTACGAAAAATACCTTACagttctcaaatgagttaagagtttcctgcttggtccaaTTATAGCAGAGATACATTTCGATTctcaaaccaatatttttttcACCCTAAAGTTCTTTCACGATAACACACAATGACACATACCCAAGACATCTCTGGTCAAAACCAACCAGGTTATAGGTATGTAAGCAATCTGTGTTTAGGATCTAGATTCATGAGATCGTGATAAAGGTGAAACCCATCACTTCGAAACCTATAAGGAATTGATGGTGAACTTTTAGTTTAAGCTTTTAATGAAACACTTGTTTTAGTACCTCACTTCGATAttcaaaatcatatttttttctttttgtgtggtcTTGCTAAAATGTTCGAAACCCATGATAtttttacccaacaagatccaggaCTATTGTTTTTTAGAATATGATTTCAGTCTAAATATCAGTTCGATCCTTCGTTACTTCaaatatttttccaaagcatacttgtccctgactacactggtcaaacaagcaaTTTTGTTTACATTTTATTACACTTATTTTGAGTTGTGATATGTAACAAAATTCATGCCTACCTACGAAGTCTTTCAAAAGATGCCCTTCGATACTCCTCTATGAGTATTCCATTGTAATTAACGGGAAACCATACAAGCTGTTCCACATCTCTCTTGATGTGAACGAAGTGATCTTTTCCCGGGATCCAACTGCTTTTATGTCGATTTTTTATTGACATCACTTAATCCAATTTTATTTTGCTTGTTTCTTATCTTATTCTTTGGCACACATATGCACtcatgaaatccttgaggttatgtgtaataccaactcaggctgatgatttttCAAGACTGGTGTATGACTTCATTTTTCAACCCAAAAGCGAAAGAGCCTAGCCTTCATGCTAAAGGGTTTATGACGGTTCTTATCCCATTGGGACAAGCGAACATACTGATTGATGAGACATTCTGGTTACATTGCGGTTTTCAAGGAAAAAATGATCATCAATTTTTAGACGTGGCTACTTTTACGGAAACTTGTCTGGCTTTCAAGGTGACACATGGAGCATTTAATGCTTAACCGCTTAAAATTAAATTGGGATTTACGTATAAAACGGTTTTGAGTCATCTCTTTCTAACTTTACGCGATCAAAATTTCCACAAATTTTCTTGCCCTTTATGTCATGTTTTCTCAAAAGCTTTCAAACCCTACAATTGGCGGCTCCAAATGTGACTGTTGATCCTTCTCAAAGTACGGATGACATCACTTCTCAGCCTTTACtgaagattcaaagcactaaTTACTGAGTTCAACCGGATGTTTCACAGTATCCTGACAAATTGCAAATGCTCATTGTCGCTTTGAACCACTCTGTTTTGTCTACAACAATGTCGACCTCTTTTGTTGTACCGATGACATGGTTGTCGCTTTGAACCACTCTGACAAATTGCAAATGCTCATTGCCGCTTTGAAGCAAACTGCGGTGTTCAACAAGACAATCAATCTGGTTACCTTTCAATTAACTACTGAGAAGAAGTTCATGTTAACCAAGAAGAAGTTTGCTCAAATCTTGAATATCCCTAATGACGAACCTTTCAATGAGGTTTCCAATGAACGAGTGCTTCACATGTTCAATGAAATGGGTGAATGGAATTTCTTGTGATCATTACTGGAGTCTAATTTTGGAGTTTGCATATGAAAAGGAAGGTATTGTTGTTCCTAATGATGAACCTAAGGTTGAATTTGCTCTGTACCATCATCTGAAGACGGTGAAGGATAATCCGGATGAGTTTCCTTCGATTGCTCGTATCCTTGATGCTATGCTTCGAAAGCTTGATCCTACAAATCTATTCTGGTGACCTATCTTAAAACTATCAATCCTTCTATTAAGACTGGAGTGTTGTTACCAAAATTTGTTGGTGGAACATCGTAGAAGAGAAAAGGTTCTAAGAAGGGGGTTAAGGCTAGTCCTTCGAAGCCTAGTCTTGAgccagttgagaaagtgttaaagTTTCTCCCAAGAAAGTTGTAAAGCCTGTTCCAACTCTAAAGGAAGTTACTAAACCGATTGTTGAAGATACTTCTATTCCAGCCAAGGAAACCATGCCTTCGACGTCTGGGGTACTTAAGAGGTTGAAGAAAATGGATCATAGGCCTCGTCATTCCCCAGAAAGGCTAATTGTTAAAGATGTGAAATCCTAGATTACTCATAAGCCACAacttaatgttggattagtgtctaagtccataactattttggtatgtacttgacccgatggtgcatggtccttttgggttgccttcaccaaagaaacttgattggagaaataaatagagagataggttattatgatttattaatatgttataagaataatatattaaaggagaaatcatatttgtttaattaatattggtcaataattaattaagaattaattttgtgatcaagtgtaattaattaaactagaggggttgaattgtaattatgtgatagttacaaaataaggtaaggattatcttatatatatggtgaacgaatttgaggtgtaaatctatAAGAATTCGAGCAtgataaggatttctaggacttatcttatggttacttggtggacaagcaactagataaggataaggactaaaaccctaatctttacacctatataaaccccctaaggcataggaattcgtccaacccttcccaagaggtcctagatacgtattctaacctctctcctctctctttataccttctccacttgcttatggtgtttgtaagccattagaggagtgacacttgtgactctcagccttccaaggtcaattcaaggaggaattggattgttattgctatataacaatcaaggtatgttcttaaacctaattacatgtgaattccgatttccatatgctagaattagggttcaaagtcttggattcaaagtatgtaccatagagaaacctagatccaagctttagggtttgtatgagcacataggatgtcttatgaccaaaacccatcagtggtatcagagccatgattggtttctgttgtattgatgcttgatgtaactgaaaatcgtgttttggcctcactgttcgacctgactcggcgagtcactcttggactcggcgagtcagccctactcggcgagttccagagggtgactcggcgagtcggtgcgtcagacagtgcttatctcgggatttcttgttgtttttgcattgggataattaccttatcatgttagattaatattaatccgattatatgatatatttgactataattttaatctaattgaagatatttatcaattaataggataattgtttccttataagataattgattaattattttaaataaattgataaattattttgcaagaaatcatcaaatatggataattatgtgattaaatgttaatttgaattatttgttatttgatccttgttgtgaaaagtttcatatttggccctttaggttttatagtttaaatttgaaccccaaaagttttgttgttttgaaatttaaatagttgaaaccctaatgttttgaaaaaggtttcaaaacttgcccacaagttttggaatttaaattttgattaaatagtttaattttgatgcatatttaaattctaaaccctaatgtgttgaaatgtttcaaaacttgccctcaagttttggaatttaaaagttgattaaaagtttaattaggaatgttaaattctaaaaccctagcatagtttagaaaaagttcaaatcacacccttatggttttattaattaattaaggtgtataattaaaagaagtttaataaatccataaaagtttaggtctacaatttaattgaattaaaagtataattgttaaattgaaccactaaatattttaaagtgtaaaatacaccctatactatatataacattaaaagtctaacattatatatatgtatgagtaaaagtcagtcttaccgttagtaggcctcattcacgaagctggtctataaggggtgtttaaggaaattgcctataaaatggcgattgaatgggtatccactcttacccaccgcactcttgactagtggagggtcgttagccgaacgggtaggataggacgaaaccttccattataagtataatgaattataaaagtaactaaatgtttttcaaaattcccaatcttagttacttaggcaaaagtgaattgatgcaattccatgaaattacactttgtgcccttgcgaagatgttagcggagcgtgtgtggtttaccagcacactaaatgggtctaagcaaaggtagcaaagggtgactcaatgtttttcatagttcggtggagcgtgtgtggtttaccggcacatcgaataggtgactgtaacatgtgagggcaccatgtaagtttgcatggttattcacacccgctttgtgatcctcggcatcccagtcacaaacaagaggggcatatcgagatttaaacatgccattgaaagttcaatgcatctcaaaggatctaggagttttcatagatttaaaacttaaatttctttttcgtttttcatggtggaaattagtgaatcgtcattcacttaccttcaaatattctgcaattagggttacggcatccctctcccgagttgtagaatattgtgttgggtcctagccttagtatctcatttgggtgatttactaaggactcaatcaatcaactaacttgaattcgttttctcccgttttgtagatgtcaaagtttgacaactatggtcttctcaaatcccgtggaacaagcattctacatgaagatgatattccacgattcgatcgaggaacaagagatcatgcttcacttcctcctcctcctcatattctctccctaacccacaagttcaaaggcttgaaaagttcaagatcactcaagcccttttggcaagtaaacataaagaaggaaagtcggtgtgtgcacacgtcctagggatgaagtcgcgcattgatagactaagaatgatgggatccgttgttagtgaagagatggctgttgattgggttcttcagtcacttcccaactcatatagtgagttcgtatgtactatatgacgaaccacaacgtgacccttatagatctcacctatatgcttattgctgccgaatcagcaatggtttggcgcaatagaaaagcaaagttgattggtgaatctgccttcaagacctctatggatatagacaatggcaatgaaagacatgcaatgatcgaaaagtttgatcataagagaaaggcgatgtctgaagtagttccatgtgttgttccaaaagagtcaatttgcttttattgccaagagaaggggcattggagacgaagttgccctaattacctaagagatctaagagatggggagtcaaaggtatgactgcgctttaggtaaaaaatccactatctaactccattaagttcctactcattgattcttaatacatgatgtaataagattacatttgagtgttttgtagggtcggtgaaaagaaaggaagcttaataagagagcaagatgaatctaatcacaagagatggatctcgatcgcatggacttgaagattagattttgagcttagaaagttatgatagggttgttagaaattttcttttgtacatagttttcaatggattttgcattgtaaggacaaattttttccgttgcttttataaataaaataaattttcgtttgacttatttatttatttgtttatttccttgcaatgaaatcgttatgaaaattggtgtttgaatatttctacaaaaaatggatatgattcttatttatggtgtttatgtaaaagtcgagaatttaccaaatagggaaagtttctcatcgcccaagtttcaattggacagaaatttggaatcacgcaacttggttgcacgatgaatgagaaagttcatatttgaaaattagacaaattcattgacaaagtgtcaagtgaaggactaagagatcgagcacaaaatgttgcgtgttgatcaagaccaccataagagtaacaatgatattcgtcatgatttactaaagggttagtaaatatgattatacttacaagattaagtgtaattctgaattgattaaagggtttagatcaatagcagaacgaataagaagaatcaagtaggcagaaagataaaagtttctccattctaagaagatgggagagtaccttttatgctttatgataggtcttaatgattaggaaccatacctcaattgatcctctaagtgagttttAGTACAatggtatgtctaagaagaggaatcaagaattgaagaaatggttaaatcaataagtcaatcatacttcgttccaataacaagtcttaaagttaagattgtgacattgagtgaaaggtattaagaaggtttgtaactttcattaaatgtggaaagttgtgatgtcttggataagacaaagaccaactaggaccaatttatgaagtgctttgataaaagctacactaactcttgaatatttgtttgtcaagaaatggtttttgacaagagaatcatatatgtcaaggagtcagtgggagtcttaatagtcttgaaaggtttcaagaacaaatcaaataaaccttatcgatcatcactagcacacgagttgaggtttacaacctatcgtgttgacattgttgaaaacgtttttatatgtgaccatcactgaaacaaaatgaactgtttttatacaatctaacaaatattatcagttatttcaggttgcatgaatGCGTGATCAAACGGAAAATACGAAAACACGCGAATGACCGAAAACACATAAACGAGAAAATTAGCTGTGTGACTAAACagtttcaacaatatatatatatatatatatatatatatacacgtatatatatgtattatatgtatatttatgcattatatatatatatatatatatatatatatatgtattatgtatatatatgttgtaTATGGAAAAGTCAAACAATTGGAAAAGTCAACAAAGAAGTGTCAACAAAGTCAAGGAAATAAGAAGCCAAATGAAGACACACGTTTTTTTGCCTCCTACTCTACATCAACTTGCATGACCAGCCATACTCTATCACTTAAACTCAAGTACACTAGATGAAGATATTTGtttcaatgtatatatgtatacgtgagtttgtgtgtgagtgtgtgtgttcaTTTGTAATATTGTAACACTTCCTACAAACTAAAAACACTCCCAAGAACATCaccaatcttcatcttcttcaagaacAAAGACAAATCCCTGGAGCTaaatgaagaacaccaagatcatcaaCAATGAAATGATGAACACCAtcaatcatcttcatcttcttcattgaaaCTAAAGGTTTTTCATCTTCATTATCTTTGTTCATCACACCATTTACCACTAAAAACCTCTCTTATATTAACCTCCTTCCAACCTCAAAATAATCTccaaacaccctccaaataccctccttaaacctcctccaaaaaccctttcaaatcaccacaaccatcaccaccttgctgtttttcgacatcagaatCTTCAAGTCAAAAACGAAGAAAACTGGGCTCGTTACAAGCACAAAaagactagggagattttcaccatcaattcttcaggacattacctacatctagaaattttcgtggacgattttgaccacgggaaaccccaaagagacgcgagagagaattggctatccagagagatttctgttttcgagttcagaatcttcatgttagaaaacaaaaaaccgagcacaacacagccaaaataatactagggagattttcaccatcaattcttcagaaccTTACCTACATatagaaattttcgtggacgattttgaccacgggaaaccccaaagagacgcgagagagaattggctgtccagagagatttactccgaaaatctacatccatcaccacccaaaactccttcaacttcaccatctttgttgccttacaccaccaaaattacaaccttattccaccttctaacaccctccaaatacccactCCAACCTCATCAAATCTCCTCAAACACCCTATACTCGTATACAAATACATCACTCGTGTACTTTGCACTGTTTTGTAAACAACCcatttacatgaaaatgaactttttactacttatcaaataccggattgatcattgaacaaatatcgaccagtcgctccaagagtcccaatatcgaccagtccattcaaagaacaaatatcgaccagtcgttccacgagtccagttcagtcaatttattgacgaacctacttgatatatatttatatacttatatatatattattatagctttatgtcatttaaatacagtcatttatattatttatagctttacgtcatttaaatatagtcatttatattattatagctttcagtcatttatagctttcatatttatacttattccgcaattattattctttatatatatttacatcTTATATCTTAAACTTATATATCTATCACACAGTGACCGGTAACCGAGCCTTTTGTCGCAGtgatcagatttttatatttccaacaatcggtatctgagctgatatataaaaggaataatatccaacaattggtatcagagcttgtgtGATTTATCTTGAAATTTTTGTCGAAAAACTTTTGGTTATAGCGTTTATAAACCTTCCATaagtttttctttaaaaatttttcattttaatatcacttgttcgaaatcctttataaaaaaaaaaaaaaaaaaaaaaaaaacaaaaaaaaaaaaaacaaaaaaaaaaaaaacaaacaaaaaaaaaatcaaaaaaatgtcTTTAGCAAATTACTCCAACATGAACTCTGTGTCCATTGCAAATAGCTTAGGATCTGGTTCACGGGCACCCATACTTATTCCTGAAGAGTATAATTCGTGGGTTGGCCGTATGAATCTTCATCTTAACGCTATAAATGAAGATATCTGGAAGTGTGTAGAAGGAACATATGTTACTCCAGAAAATATGGCTACTCTTGCTACGAATCAAGCCACTCAAACCGATATCATAAGAAAGTTGGAACTCCAAGCCAAAAAGGAACTTGTGTCTGGAATACCTCACATTATTCTAAGTCAAATGGATGACATTATGATGTTAACCGCAAATCAAATTTGGGAAAATTTGAAAAATCGTTTTTGTGGAAATAAAAGAATTATCGGAAACAAAAGAACATCTGTTTTGAATGAATTCGATAATTTCAAAATGCTTTCATCAGAAACTATCCATGATGCTCATGATAGGttcaatttgattatggttaaaatgaacaatttgggtatcaaaaagacacaacacgagataaatctcaagtttttaaacaatcttTTCGAAAGCTGGAAAATGGTTAAACTCATTATTCAGGGAAATCCAGCTATTCATACCGAATCTTTGTACAATTTGTATGGAGAActtcaatcgtatgaatcctcgATTGACCCACCAACCATTGCAGCttttggaggaccacttgctcttgtgTCCACAACTTCTCAAAACCAAACACCTTACAATGATCAAAACTTTAATCATTTTAATCAGACTACATCTTTTCAAAACCAATCCTTCCAGTCTGATTCAAATGATGAAGCAGATTATCAACAACTGTGTGCTTTGGTTGCAAACACAAATCTCCAGAGATTTATCCCAAATCATGGTCAATCAAATTTTAAACCAAATTTTCAAACAAGACcatcttttggacaaaataacTCAAGTTTTCAACCAAGACCGTCTTTTGGACAAAATAACTCAGGTTTTCAACCAAGACCTTACTTTGGACAAAATTCTCAAAGACCGTCTTTCCAAAATAACTcaaaccaaggttttcaaaaccaGGGATTTCAAAACGATCCCAACTCAGGTCATAATCACAATCCAAACAAcagttttcaaaatcaaaacagaggtttccaaaatcaaggttacaacaatcaaaacaatggttttcaaaacaaccaaaattttggATTCCAACAAAACCATTCTCAACCTTCCCAACAAACCCAAACTCAAGCACCTGAAAGACTTCCAATTAAAAGTCAAAAGGATGAAAGTGATGAAGAAGTGATCATTTGTCACAACTGcaaaggaacaaatcactatgccaGAGAATGCCGagccaaaaacaaaaccaaaatcaaagactTAGCATACTATGCTCAAAGAGCCGATGAATTGAAGAAACTGGAAAACCAAGAAAAGCAAAAAGCATTGATGGCAATCCATGAACCAAGCGTGGAATACTGGCCAACATCTGATGACGAAGCTGATAATGAACAAGCACAATCAAACTTCTGCTTTGTAGCTGGTGTTGAAATACCTTCAAGAGCTCCAAACGTCATAGAACAGGTATGGTCTATGATCTCTGAACttggtttttccaaaacaatttttgagtCCCACATAACCAAAATTGAGACTAGTCTGGAAACTGATCTCAAAACATATCATGACACAATggtcaattatgatatttgcaaatCTGAGTTACAAACCTTGCAACTCAAATTTGGAGAATCAACAAGAACTAAAAGCAAATTGGAAAGAGACGTTGAAAGAAAATCAGAAGATTATAATCACGTCTTGGAACAATTAAATCAGTCCCTAATTCAAAAAAGGGATTTGGAACTAAAAGATCAGTCAATCATTTCTTCTGAAACAAAAGATGTTTTAGAAATGGAAATCCTTCAGTTGAAACAAGACTTTCAAGAATCAACTGATAAATACAATATTCTAAATGAAAAACTGACTGATTCTTTAAAACAAATCAATTCTCTTAAAACCGAGAATAAAAGACTGATATGGAATATGGATTCTATCAAAGTTGCTAGAAAACTAAGTGATGATATTTTCACAAAGGCAAACACCTTAGGAACTGGCAAAATTGATACGAATTATAGACCAGGAATTGGAAGAGAATCCTTTGAAATTGAACAAGCAGAATAGGAAAACATGACGAATTGTGAAAACTCTGAATCTACTCTACCAGATCTTTTCACATCTCTTAATGAGGAAGATTCAGATGACGAAACAGTTATCAACTGTAGTCCAGATGATACTGCTTTCAGTGTTTCCAAAAAGTCTTTCAAAAGAGTTGTAAATTCTGAAACAAACTCTGCAAGTTCTTTAACTCACAAAATCAAACATACCGATGGAACCACTAAACTCAAAAACTTTTTGAATGGAGAAAATTCCTCTTATGAGGATGGTAGTACTTCTATACCAACTGTTTTTCCTACAATGACTTCATCAATTGTTGGAAAAACTAGTCTGGGACAAAAatactccaagaaacaacaaacaagcaaaaaatccattcaagtcaccaaaaccccacttatcatgccaaacatttttgaaaaccaacCAAAGAAACCAGTTAAACCCTACGTCATACCTCATAAACAGGTttccaaacaaaaaccaaaaccttttccaaaaccttttgaaaaccgctttcaagatatcacttttaatcattCAAGGAACTTTCAAAAACCATCACATCAAAAAGTTTcaaaccatcatcatcaaaaagcTTTTCAAAACCGCCCATCACATCCCAGATatgaagaaaacttttcaaacaaaCCTTCACATCTAGGATATCTTTCACCAAATCACAGATCTTATCAACCCACAGGCtttcaaaaacaaatcacatTTTGGGTAAACTTAATAGATCAAATCAAACCTCAACCATTCCATTGTCATAAaccaaaccattacaataatGTGAAGTCAAATGATAAAAGAAATTCATCAAGCAAAGCACCCAAAATAACAACTGACAAACCAGGACCCAttcagatttgggtacctaaacttTCTGTCTGATTGTAGGTACTTAATGCTGGAGAACCCAATGATGAtacatggtatattgatagtggctgctccaaGCATATGACAGGAAACCGGAACTACTTACGTGACTTCAAACCTATACAAACCAATCAAGATGTTACCTTCGGAAACAACATGAAAGCAAAAATCAAAGGTTATGGAAACATAACAAATGGTAATTTTACCATAAAGAAAGTTGCCTTCGTCGATGACCtgaaacacaacctcatcagtgtttctcAACTGTGTGATAACAATCTTGAAGTTCTTTTCACCAAACAACGAAGCTTGATCATGGACGCCAAAACAAAAGATGTTATAGTTGATTCTGACCGTGCCGGAAATATGTATCCACTTGACATGGATCTTATCTACGGTAAACCCGATATATGTCTGCTATCTAAAGCCCCAACAGatattagttggttatggcaccgtcGCCTTTCCCATCTAAACTTTGGGTA encodes:
- the LOC128128908 gene encoding uncharacterized protein LOC128128908, which codes for MSLANYSNMNSVSIANSLGSGSRAPILIPEEYNSWVGRMNLHLNAINEDIWKCVEGTYVTPENMATLATNQATQTDIIRKLELQAKKELVSGIPHIILSQMDDIMMLTANQIWENLKNRFCGNKRIIGNKRTSVLNEFDNFKMLSSETIHDAHDRFNLIMGNPAIHTESLYNLYGELQSYESSIDPPTIAAFGGPLALVSTTSQNQTPYNDQNFNHFNQTTSFQNQSFQSDSNDEADYQQLCALVANTNLQRFIPNHGTNHYARECRAKNKTKIKDLAYYAQRADELKKLENQEKQKALMAIHEPSVEYWPTSDDEADNEQAQSNFCFVAGVEIPSRAPNVIEQVWSMISELGFSKTIFESHITKIETSLETDLKTYHDTMVNYDICKSELQTLQLKFGESTRTKSKLERDVERKSEDYNHVLEQLNQSLIQKRDLELKDQSIISSETKDVLEMEILQLKQDFQESTDKYNILNEKLTDSLKQINSLKTENKRLIWNMDSIKVARKLSDDIFTKANTLGTGKIDTNYRPGIGRESFEIEQAE